A stretch of the Bombyx mori chromosome 12, ASM3026992v2 genome encodes the following:
- the Syti gene encoding synaptotagmin I isoform X4 codes for MSPALGTVLRWRREAGPPEAVVEDVKETSPRPENTTESVMTPLASTTMAPTQASIGEQAANLARGMNLETWQLVAILVGVGVVILGICFCCIRRCFRKRRSKDGKKGMKGVDLKSVQLLGSAYKEKPDMEELTENAEEPDDGDSKKEEQKLGKLQYKLEYDFNSNSLSVTVIQAEDLPALDMGGTSDPYVKVYLLPDKKKKFETKVHRKTLSPVFNETFVFKNVPYADAMNKTLVFAIFDFDRFSKHDQIGEVKVPLCQVDLAQTIEEWRELQSVEGEGGQLGDICFSLRYVPTAGKLTVVILEAKNLKKMDVGGLSDPYVKIALMQNGKRLKKKKTSIKKCTLNPYYNESFTFEVPFEQIQKVNLVITVVDYDRIGTSEPIGKVVLGYNASGTELRHWSDMLASPRRPIAQWHTLKDPDDGEKKD; via the exons ATGTCACCGGCTCTGGGCACGGTGCTGCGATGGCGCCGCGAAGCCGGCCCTCCAGAGGCCGTCGTCGAGGATGTTAAAGAGACAAGTCCACGCCCAGAAAATACTA CCGAATCCGTGATGACTCCATTAGCATCAACTACAATGGCTCCAACTCAAGCGTCTATAGGTGAACAAGCTGCGAACCTAGCGCGGGGAATGAATTTGGAGACGTGGCAGCTGGTCGCCATTCTTGTGG GTGTCGGTGTGGTGATTCTGGGGATATGTTTCTGCTGCATCAGGAGATGTTTCCGAAAGCGACGCTCCAAGGATGGCAAGAAAGGGATGAAGGGTGTCGATCTAAAATCCGTCCAGCTGTTGGGTTCAGCATACAAAGAAAAG CCTGATATGGAGGAGCTCACGGAAAACGCTGAGGAACCCGACGATGGTGATTCCAAAAAAGAGGAACAAAAGCTCGGAAAACTTCAGTACAAG CTGGAATATGACTTCAACAGTAACAGTTTGTCAGTGACCGTAATCCAGGCTGAGGACTTACCGGCCTTGGACATGGGCGGAACATCTGACCCTTACGTGAAAGTATATCTTCTTCCggataagaagaagaaattcGAAACTAAAGTTCACCGAAAAACATTGAGCCCTGTTTTCAATGAGACGTTCGTGTTCAAG AACGTGCCATACGCTGACGCAATGAACAAGACCCTTGTATTCGCCATTTTCGATTTTGATCGCTTCTCCAAACACGATCAAATCGGTGAGGTGAAGGTACCATTATGTCAAGTGGATTTGGCACAGACAATCGAGGAATGGCGTGAGCTTCAGAGTGTTGAAGGTGAAGGAGGTCAG CTGGGAGACATTTGTTTCTCATTGCGTTACGTACCTACGGCTGGAAAACTAACTGTTGTCATACTGGAAGCCAAGAATCTAAAGAAAATGGACGTCGGTGGTCTCTCAG ATCCGTACGTAAAGATTGCACTTATGCAAAACGGCAAACGtctgaagaagaagaaaacaagCATCAAGAAATGCACGCTGAATCCCTATTACAACGAGTCATTTACTTTTGAAGTACCATTCGAACAAATACAG AAAGTGAATCTAGTAATCACCGTGGTGGATTATGATCGTATTGGCACATCGGAGCCTATTGGCAAAGTTGTGCTTGGTTACAACGCGTCGGGAACTGAACTACGCCACTGGTCCGACATGCTGGCCAGCCCGCGACGCCCCATCGCTCAGTGGCACACCCTTAAGGATCCCGATGATGGAGAAAAGAAGGACTAA
- the Syti gene encoding synaptotagmin I isoform X5, producing the protein MSPALGTVLRWRREAGPPEAVVEDVKETSPRPENTTESVMTPLASTTMAPTQASIGEQAANLARGMNLETWQLVAILVGVGVVILGICFCCIRRCFRKRRSKDGKKGMKGVDLKSVQLLGSAYKEKVQPDMEELTENAEEPDDGDSKKEEQKLGKLQYKLEYDFNSNSLSVTVIQAEDLPALDMGGTSDPYVKVYLLPDKKKKFETKVHRKTLSPVFNETFVFKNVPYADAMNKTLVFAIFDFDRFSKHDQIGEVKVPLCQVDLAQTIEEWRELQSVEGEGGQDNKLGDICFSLRYVPTAGKLTVVILEAKNLKKMDVGGLSDPYVKIALMQNGKRLKKKKTSIKKCTLNPYYNESFTFEVPFEQIQVRAEIASYNALLEQHRTLTCMSNLCWTSVLREMKNIENKKKTKKPRAYF; encoded by the exons ATGTCACCGGCTCTGGGCACGGTGCTGCGATGGCGCCGCGAAGCCGGCCCTCCAGAGGCCGTCGTCGAGGATGTTAAAGAGACAAGTCCACGCCCAGAAAATACTA CCGAATCCGTGATGACTCCATTAGCATCAACTACAATGGCTCCAACTCAAGCGTCTATAGGTGAACAAGCTGCGAACCTAGCGCGGGGAATGAATTTGGAGACGTGGCAGCTGGTCGCCATTCTTGTGG GTGTCGGTGTGGTGATTCTGGGGATATGTTTCTGCTGCATCAGGAGATGTTTCCGAAAGCGACGCTCCAAGGATGGCAAGAAAGGGATGAAGGGTGTCGATCTAAAATCCGTCCAGCTGTTGGGTTCAGCATACAAAGAAAAG GTTCAGCCTGATATGGAGGAGCTCACGGAAAACGCTGAGGAACCCGACGATGGTGATTCCAAAAAAGAGGAACAAAAGCTCGGAAAACTTCAGTACAAG CTGGAATATGACTTCAACAGTAACAGTTTGTCAGTGACCGTAATCCAGGCTGAGGACTTACCGGCCTTGGACATGGGCGGAACATCTGACCCTTACGTGAAAGTATATCTTCTTCCggataagaagaagaaattcGAAACTAAAGTTCACCGAAAAACATTGAGCCCTGTTTTCAATGAGACGTTCGTGTTCAAG AACGTGCCATACGCTGACGCAATGAACAAGACCCTTGTATTCGCCATTTTCGATTTTGATCGCTTCTCCAAACACGATCAAATCGGTGAGGTGAAGGTACCATTATGTCAAGTGGATTTGGCACAGACAATCGAGGAATGGCGTGAGCTTCAGAGTGTTGAAGGTGAAGGAGGTCAG GACAACAAGCTGGGAGACATTTGTTTCTCATTGCGTTACGTACCTACGGCTGGAAAACTAACTGTTGTCATACTGGAAGCCAAGAATCTAAAGAAAATGGACGTCGGTGGTCTCTCAG ATCCGTACGTAAAGATTGCACTTATGCAAAACGGCAAACGtctgaagaagaagaaaacaagCATCAAGAAATGCACGCTGAATCCCTATTACAACGAGTCATTTACTTTTGAAGTACCATTCGAACAAATACAGGTGCGAGCCGAGATTGCAAGCTATAACGCGCTGCTTGAACAACACAGAACACTCACTTGCATGAGTAACCTGTGCTGGACAAGTGTTTTAAGAGAAATGAAAAacatagaaaacaaaaaaaaaacaaaaaaaccacgggcatacttttaa
- the LOC101736675 gene encoding electron transfer flavoprotein regulatory factor 1 has translation MAQPHRKAVLNLYKTLLYLGRDWPQGFDLFRKRLHKVFSKNSEETDPQKIQIMVKHGEFVVKEIEALYKLKKYRAMKRRYYDDN, from the exons ATGGCCCAGCCACATAGAAAAGCGGTTTTGAATCTTTATAAAACG ctcCTCTATCTGGGTCGAGATTGGCCTCAAGGTTTCGACTTGTTTAGAAAAAGGCTTCATAAAGTATTTAGCAAGAATAGTGAAGAAACTGATccacaaaaaatacaaataatggtAAAACATGGTGAGTTTGTTGTTAAAGAAATTGAAGCACTATATAAGTTGAAGAAGTACAGAGCAATGAAGAGACGATATTATGACGATAACTAA
- the Syti gene encoding synaptotagmin I isoform X2 encodes MSPALGTVLRWRREAGPPEAVVEDVKETSPRPENTTESVMTPLASTTMAPTQASIGEQAANLARGMNLETWQLVAILVGVGVVILGICFCCIRRCFRKRRSKDGKKGMKGVDLKSVQLLGSAYKEKPDMEELTENAEEPDDGDSKKEEQKLGKLQYKLEYDFNSNSLSVTVIQAEDLPALDMGGTSDPYVKVYLLPDKKKKFETKVHRKTLSPVFNETFVFKNVPYADAMNKTLVFAIFDFDRFSKHDQIGEVKVPLCQVDLAQTIEEWRELQSVEGEGGQDNKLGDICFSLRYVPTAGKLTVVILEAKNLKKMDVGGLSDPYVKIALMQNGKRLKKKKTSIKKCTLNPYYNESFTFEVPFEQIQKVNLVITVVDYDRIGTSEPIGKVVLGYNASGTELRHWSDMLASPRRPIAQWHTLKDPDDGEKKD; translated from the exons ATGTCACCGGCTCTGGGCACGGTGCTGCGATGGCGCCGCGAAGCCGGCCCTCCAGAGGCCGTCGTCGAGGATGTTAAAGAGACAAGTCCACGCCCAGAAAATACTA CCGAATCCGTGATGACTCCATTAGCATCAACTACAATGGCTCCAACTCAAGCGTCTATAGGTGAACAAGCTGCGAACCTAGCGCGGGGAATGAATTTGGAGACGTGGCAGCTGGTCGCCATTCTTGTGG GTGTCGGTGTGGTGATTCTGGGGATATGTTTCTGCTGCATCAGGAGATGTTTCCGAAAGCGACGCTCCAAGGATGGCAAGAAAGGGATGAAGGGTGTCGATCTAAAATCCGTCCAGCTGTTGGGTTCAGCATACAAAGAAAAG CCTGATATGGAGGAGCTCACGGAAAACGCTGAGGAACCCGACGATGGTGATTCCAAAAAAGAGGAACAAAAGCTCGGAAAACTTCAGTACAAG CTGGAATATGACTTCAACAGTAACAGTTTGTCAGTGACCGTAATCCAGGCTGAGGACTTACCGGCCTTGGACATGGGCGGAACATCTGACCCTTACGTGAAAGTATATCTTCTTCCggataagaagaagaaattcGAAACTAAAGTTCACCGAAAAACATTGAGCCCTGTTTTCAATGAGACGTTCGTGTTCAAG AACGTGCCATACGCTGACGCAATGAACAAGACCCTTGTATTCGCCATTTTCGATTTTGATCGCTTCTCCAAACACGATCAAATCGGTGAGGTGAAGGTACCATTATGTCAAGTGGATTTGGCACAGACAATCGAGGAATGGCGTGAGCTTCAGAGTGTTGAAGGTGAAGGAGGTCAG GACAACAAGCTGGGAGACATTTGTTTCTCATTGCGTTACGTACCTACGGCTGGAAAACTAACTGTTGTCATACTGGAAGCCAAGAATCTAAAGAAAATGGACGTCGGTGGTCTCTCAG ATCCGTACGTAAAGATTGCACTTATGCAAAACGGCAAACGtctgaagaagaagaaaacaagCATCAAGAAATGCACGCTGAATCCCTATTACAACGAGTCATTTACTTTTGAAGTACCATTCGAACAAATACAG AAAGTGAATCTAGTAATCACCGTGGTGGATTATGATCGTATTGGCACATCGGAGCCTATTGGCAAAGTTGTGCTTGGTTACAACGCGTCGGGAACTGAACTACGCCACTGGTCCGACATGCTGGCCAGCCCGCGACGCCCCATCGCTCAGTGGCACACCCTTAAGGATCCCGATGATGGAGAAAAGAAGGACTAA
- the Syti gene encoding synaptotagmin I isoform X1, producing the protein MSPALGTVLRWRREAGPPEAVVEDVKETSPRPENTTESVMTPLASTTMAPTQASIGEQAANLARGMNLETWQLVAILVGVGVVILGICFCCIRRCFRKRRSKDGKKGMKGVDLKSVQLLGSAYKEKVQPDMEELTENAEEPDDGDSKKEEQKLGKLQYKLEYDFNSNSLSVTVIQAEDLPALDMGGTSDPYVKVYLLPDKKKKFETKVHRKTLSPVFNETFVFKNVPYADAMNKTLVFAIFDFDRFSKHDQIGEVKVPLCQVDLAQTIEEWRELQSVEGEGGQDNKLGDICFSLRYVPTAGKLTVVILEAKNLKKMDVGGLSDPYVKIALMQNGKRLKKKKTSIKKCTLNPYYNESFTFEVPFEQIQKVNLVITVVDYDRIGTSEPIGKVVLGYNASGTELRHWSDMLASPRRPIAQWHTLKDPDDGEKKD; encoded by the exons ATGTCACCGGCTCTGGGCACGGTGCTGCGATGGCGCCGCGAAGCCGGCCCTCCAGAGGCCGTCGTCGAGGATGTTAAAGAGACAAGTCCACGCCCAGAAAATACTA CCGAATCCGTGATGACTCCATTAGCATCAACTACAATGGCTCCAACTCAAGCGTCTATAGGTGAACAAGCTGCGAACCTAGCGCGGGGAATGAATTTGGAGACGTGGCAGCTGGTCGCCATTCTTGTGG GTGTCGGTGTGGTGATTCTGGGGATATGTTTCTGCTGCATCAGGAGATGTTTCCGAAAGCGACGCTCCAAGGATGGCAAGAAAGGGATGAAGGGTGTCGATCTAAAATCCGTCCAGCTGTTGGGTTCAGCATACAAAGAAAAG GTTCAGCCTGATATGGAGGAGCTCACGGAAAACGCTGAGGAACCCGACGATGGTGATTCCAAAAAAGAGGAACAAAAGCTCGGAAAACTTCAGTACAAG CTGGAATATGACTTCAACAGTAACAGTTTGTCAGTGACCGTAATCCAGGCTGAGGACTTACCGGCCTTGGACATGGGCGGAACATCTGACCCTTACGTGAAAGTATATCTTCTTCCggataagaagaagaaattcGAAACTAAAGTTCACCGAAAAACATTGAGCCCTGTTTTCAATGAGACGTTCGTGTTCAAG AACGTGCCATACGCTGACGCAATGAACAAGACCCTTGTATTCGCCATTTTCGATTTTGATCGCTTCTCCAAACACGATCAAATCGGTGAGGTGAAGGTACCATTATGTCAAGTGGATTTGGCACAGACAATCGAGGAATGGCGTGAGCTTCAGAGTGTTGAAGGTGAAGGAGGTCAG GACAACAAGCTGGGAGACATTTGTTTCTCATTGCGTTACGTACCTACGGCTGGAAAACTAACTGTTGTCATACTGGAAGCCAAGAATCTAAAGAAAATGGACGTCGGTGGTCTCTCAG ATCCGTACGTAAAGATTGCACTTATGCAAAACGGCAAACGtctgaagaagaagaaaacaagCATCAAGAAATGCACGCTGAATCCCTATTACAACGAGTCATTTACTTTTGAAGTACCATTCGAACAAATACAG AAAGTGAATCTAGTAATCACCGTGGTGGATTATGATCGTATTGGCACATCGGAGCCTATTGGCAAAGTTGTGCTTGGTTACAACGCGTCGGGAACTGAACTACGCCACTGGTCCGACATGCTGGCCAGCCCGCGACGCCCCATCGCTCAGTGGCACACCCTTAAGGATCCCGATGATGGAGAAAAGAAGGACTAA
- the Syti gene encoding synaptotagmin I isoform X3, whose translation MSPALGTVLRWRREAGPPEAVVEDVKETSPRPENTTESVMTPLASTTMAPTQASIGEQAANLARGMNLETWQLVAILVGVGVVILGICFCCIRRCFRKRRSKDGKKGMKGVDLKSVQLLGSAYKEKVQPDMEELTENAEEPDDGDSKKEEQKLGKLQYKLEYDFNSNSLSVTVIQAEDLPALDMGGTSDPYVKVYLLPDKKKKFETKVHRKTLSPVFNETFVFKNVPYADAMNKTLVFAIFDFDRFSKHDQIGEVKVPLCQVDLAQTIEEWRELQSVEGEGGQLGDICFSLRYVPTAGKLTVVILEAKNLKKMDVGGLSDPYVKIALMQNGKRLKKKKTSIKKCTLNPYYNESFTFEVPFEQIQKVNLVITVVDYDRIGTSEPIGKVVLGYNASGTELRHWSDMLASPRRPIAQWHTLKDPDDGEKKD comes from the exons ATGTCACCGGCTCTGGGCACGGTGCTGCGATGGCGCCGCGAAGCCGGCCCTCCAGAGGCCGTCGTCGAGGATGTTAAAGAGACAAGTCCACGCCCAGAAAATACTA CCGAATCCGTGATGACTCCATTAGCATCAACTACAATGGCTCCAACTCAAGCGTCTATAGGTGAACAAGCTGCGAACCTAGCGCGGGGAATGAATTTGGAGACGTGGCAGCTGGTCGCCATTCTTGTGG GTGTCGGTGTGGTGATTCTGGGGATATGTTTCTGCTGCATCAGGAGATGTTTCCGAAAGCGACGCTCCAAGGATGGCAAGAAAGGGATGAAGGGTGTCGATCTAAAATCCGTCCAGCTGTTGGGTTCAGCATACAAAGAAAAG GTTCAGCCTGATATGGAGGAGCTCACGGAAAACGCTGAGGAACCCGACGATGGTGATTCCAAAAAAGAGGAACAAAAGCTCGGAAAACTTCAGTACAAG CTGGAATATGACTTCAACAGTAACAGTTTGTCAGTGACCGTAATCCAGGCTGAGGACTTACCGGCCTTGGACATGGGCGGAACATCTGACCCTTACGTGAAAGTATATCTTCTTCCggataagaagaagaaattcGAAACTAAAGTTCACCGAAAAACATTGAGCCCTGTTTTCAATGAGACGTTCGTGTTCAAG AACGTGCCATACGCTGACGCAATGAACAAGACCCTTGTATTCGCCATTTTCGATTTTGATCGCTTCTCCAAACACGATCAAATCGGTGAGGTGAAGGTACCATTATGTCAAGTGGATTTGGCACAGACAATCGAGGAATGGCGTGAGCTTCAGAGTGTTGAAGGTGAAGGAGGTCAG CTGGGAGACATTTGTTTCTCATTGCGTTACGTACCTACGGCTGGAAAACTAACTGTTGTCATACTGGAAGCCAAGAATCTAAAGAAAATGGACGTCGGTGGTCTCTCAG ATCCGTACGTAAAGATTGCACTTATGCAAAACGGCAAACGtctgaagaagaagaaaacaagCATCAAGAAATGCACGCTGAATCCCTATTACAACGAGTCATTTACTTTTGAAGTACCATTCGAACAAATACAG AAAGTGAATCTAGTAATCACCGTGGTGGATTATGATCGTATTGGCACATCGGAGCCTATTGGCAAAGTTGTGCTTGGTTACAACGCGTCGGGAACTGAACTACGCCACTGGTCCGACATGCTGGCCAGCCCGCGACGCCCCATCGCTCAGTGGCACACCCTTAAGGATCCCGATGATGGAGAAAAGAAGGACTAA